From a single Ornithodoros turicata isolate Travis chromosome 8, ASM3712646v1, whole genome shotgun sequence genomic region:
- the LOC135367505 gene encoding uncharacterized protein K02A2.6-like, producing MIYVVKGLRKSLLGKPAIEKFCLFPQVNNVASPPRIGGTETVYLCNPRKDFPQLFKGLGNLKEEHTLVLKQDAKPHAVVSTRRVSLPLFKRTREELERMRKLGIITPVHEATEWCAPIVVVPKPSGNVRICVDLSELNRHVHREWHPIPSVKQTLGQLSGAKIFWRPDANSGFWQIPLNENS from the coding sequence ATGATCTACGTGGTGAAGGGACTTAGGAAGTCGTTGCTTGGAAAACCAGCAATAGAAAAGTTTTGTTTGTTCCCACAAGTGAACAACGTGGCTTCTCCCCCTCGTATCGGGGGCACCGAGACAGTCTACCTCTGCAATCCGCGTAAGGACTTCCCTCAGCTCTTCAAAGGACTCGGTAACCTCAAGGAGGAACATACCCTTGTTCTCAAACAAGATGCAAAACCGCATGCTGTCGTTTCTACGCGCCGAGTGTCACTCCCTCTCTTCAAAAGGACACGGGAAGAATTAGAACGAATGCGGAAGCTTGGGATTATCACACCAGTACATGAAGCAACAGAATGGTGTGCTCCAATTGTGGTGGTTCCGAAACCGTCAGGAAACGTCCGTATCTGTGTTGACCTATCAGAACTCAATCGACATGTGCACCGCGAATGGCACCCCATACCCTCAGTGAAGCAGACACTAGGACAGCTCTCAGGTGCAAAAATATTCTGGCGGCCGGATGCTAACTCTGGCTTTTGGCAAATTCCTCTTAATGAGAATAGCTGA